In Sphingomonas sp. LR60, the following are encoded in one genomic region:
- a CDS encoding TolC family protein, producing the protein MAAKLPIWTGGRVPSAVRAASGDVAAGRERLRDTEQAVLEQVVEVYAALLFNQQSVQVARVGIERLDQQVEEARARFGLGQSTLTDVAQLEAQRASVAANLADAEGALATTQAGYRAIVGRAAGTLTAPADGTGPDLPRTLSDARGAAAENNPLLLAQRRTLGASAARIDAARAEGAPALDASGGYGRGTRIGDTRGGFPLAGNAGLTLRIPLLTGGFVGSRVREARANWRADRFAVDAATREAERGTDAAWAALIAARTRLDAGVAGLKAADLALRGVRAEYGFGLRSTVDILIADQSYRGAQLDVARARADVLVAQAGMLRAIGGLTLAAYR; encoded by the coding sequence GTGGCGGCGAAGCTGCCGATCTGGACGGGCGGACGCGTCCCCTCGGCGGTGCGCGCCGCCAGCGGTGACGTCGCGGCGGGGCGCGAGCGGCTGCGGGATACGGAACAGGCGGTGCTGGAACAGGTGGTGGAGGTCTATGCCGCCCTGCTTTTCAACCAGCAGTCGGTGCAGGTCGCGCGCGTCGGGATCGAGCGGCTCGACCAGCAGGTCGAGGAGGCGCGCGCGCGCTTCGGGCTGGGGCAGTCGACGCTGACCGACGTGGCGCAGCTGGAGGCGCAGCGCGCGAGCGTCGCCGCGAACCTCGCGGATGCCGAAGGCGCACTGGCGACCACCCAAGCCGGCTATCGCGCGATCGTCGGGCGCGCGGCGGGCACGCTGACGGCGCCTGCGGACGGCACCGGGCCGGACCTGCCGCGCACGCTCAGCGACGCGCGCGGCGCGGCGGCGGAGAACAATCCCTTGCTGCTGGCGCAGCGTCGCACGCTCGGTGCCAGTGCGGCGCGGATCGATGCCGCGCGAGCGGAAGGGGCGCCCGCGCTGGACGCCTCTGGCGGGTACGGGCGCGGAACGCGGATTGGCGATACGCGCGGCGGTTTCCCGTTGGCGGGCAATGCCGGGTTGACGCTGCGCATCCCGCTGCTGACCGGCGGCTTCGTCGGATCGCGCGTGAGGGAGGCGCGGGCGAACTGGCGTGCGGACCGCTTCGCCGTCGATGCCGCCACGCGCGAGGCGGAGCGCGGGACGGATGCCGCCTGGGCAGCGCTGATCGCTGCCCGAACGCGGTTGGACGCGGGGGTCGCCGGGCTGAAGGCCGCTGACCTCGCGCTTCGCGGCGTGCGCGCAGAATATGGCTTCGGCCTGCGCTCGACGGTGGACATCCTGATCGCGGATCAGAGCTATCGCGGTGCGCAGCTTGATGTGGCGCGCGCGCGGGCCGACGTGTTGGTCGCGCAGGCCGGCATGTTGCGGGCAATCGGCGGGCTCACCCTTGCCGCCTATCGCTGA
- a CDS encoding ABC transporter permease → MNASAFTSFYRALVRHRLYAAFNIGGLAVGIAVFLVLGLYVRFETSFEKWLPGHDKVYVVQTVWTIPESPANGPYPWTMGGLLDEMRQDFPGILGVQINGGDKGGAILANGRATTVDAAQVDPSFFKVMPLPLVSGDHASALAQPGNAAIDETTARAYFGDRDPIGQTLVLSMDKVRTYRVSAVFRDLPKNSDFKLSVLVPLTRDMANKYWHHWGSASLRTLVRFDTPSAARAFEGKLPAFVDRRGKELADPGTKPSDTQQLKLLPLTDLHLTPEGSDGGSRKLTVVTLGLVGVLTLLIAVVNYVNLATARAGLRAREVAMRKVLGADRGALVRQFLGEAVLTVAIAALVGLILAELGLPLVNAAGGLSLTIPYGVIVPALAVLAIVVGVLAGVYPALMLARFPAAAVLASSRSPGGGRAGTRVRELLVIGQFGLAIAFMIGTAVLVAQTRHVRSTDLGFQRASLLVMTSLSDPAVPVDRKNTIIAAIRALPQVTDATIANAAVGGSGESNNTNMPLPGVAGPGPSLTWVQVGPRFFETHGTRLLAGRWFDDAHGGDDTTGRKGTDGTNIVINRRALSALRFRTPQEAIGKTLGGDRPRTIVGVVDDMRFDTPRNPIAPTYYIYTRKPETIGTSVATIRVAGDPRSAVKNVADLWQRMVPQVPLALKTADQRLADFYEADDRATHLFAIGAGLAVLIGCVGLWGLASFNTARRTKEIGIRKTLGASSGDIVKLLVGQFLRPVLIANLVAWPLAYFAMRTWLAGFSDAVTLSPVYFLAASALAIVIAVLTVLGQSLRASRAAPAWALRHD, encoded by the coding sequence ATGAACGCCTCCGCCTTCACCTCCTTCTACCGCGCGCTGGTGCGGCACCGGCTCTACGCCGCGTTCAACATTGGCGGCCTTGCCGTCGGAATCGCGGTGTTCCTCGTGCTCGGGCTTTACGTGCGGTTCGAGACCAGCTTCGAGAAATGGCTGCCCGGCCACGACAAGGTCTATGTCGTGCAAACGGTATGGACCATCCCGGAGAGCCCGGCGAACGGCCCCTATCCCTGGACGATGGGCGGATTGCTCGACGAGATGCGACAGGATTTTCCCGGCATCCTCGGCGTCCAGATCAATGGCGGCGACAAGGGAGGTGCGATCCTCGCCAACGGCCGCGCGACAACGGTGGATGCGGCGCAGGTCGACCCAAGTTTCTTCAAGGTGATGCCGCTGCCGCTGGTTTCTGGCGATCATGCGTCCGCGTTGGCGCAGCCGGGGAACGCCGCAATCGATGAAACGACCGCGCGCGCCTATTTCGGCGATCGCGATCCGATCGGGCAGACGCTGGTGCTGTCGATGGACAAGGTTCGCACCTATCGCGTCAGCGCCGTGTTTCGTGACCTGCCCAAGAACAGCGACTTCAAGCTGTCGGTGCTGGTGCCGCTCACCCGCGACATGGCCAACAAATATTGGCATCACTGGGGCAGCGCGTCGCTGCGCACCCTGGTTCGCTTCGACACACCGTCCGCTGCGCGCGCATTCGAGGGTAAGCTGCCCGCCTTCGTCGACCGTCGGGGCAAGGAGTTGGCGGATCCGGGAACCAAGCCATCGGACACCCAGCAACTCAAGCTGCTGCCGCTGACCGATCTGCACCTGACGCCAGAGGGCAGCGATGGCGGGAGCCGCAAGCTGACCGTCGTCACATTGGGGTTGGTCGGTGTGCTGACGCTGCTGATCGCGGTGGTCAATTACGTCAATCTCGCCACCGCCCGTGCCGGGCTGCGCGCCCGCGAAGTGGCGATGCGCAAGGTGCTCGGCGCAGACCGTGGCGCACTGGTGCGACAATTCCTCGGCGAGGCGGTGCTGACCGTGGCGATCGCCGCGCTCGTCGGGCTGATCCTCGCGGAACTGGGGCTGCCACTGGTCAATGCCGCGGGCGGCCTGTCGCTGACGATCCCCTACGGCGTGATCGTCCCGGCGCTGGCAGTGCTCGCCATCGTTGTCGGCGTGCTGGCAGGGGTCTATCCCGCGCTGATGCTGGCGCGCTTTCCTGCCGCGGCGGTTCTGGCCTCGTCACGCTCACCCGGCGGTGGACGGGCGGGCACCCGCGTTCGCGAGTTGCTGGTGATCGGGCAATTCGGACTCGCCATCGCCTTCATGATCGGCACGGCGGTGCTGGTCGCGCAGACGCGGCACGTCCGTTCCACAGACCTCGGCTTCCAGCGCGCTTCGCTGCTCGTGATGACCTCATTGTCTGACCCGGCCGTGCCCGTCGATCGCAAGAACACGATCATCGCCGCGATCCGCGCCTTGCCGCAGGTGACGGACGCCACCATCGCCAACGCCGCGGTCGGAGGCAGCGGGGAGAGCAACAACACCAACATGCCGCTGCCCGGCGTGGCCGGGCCGGGACCGTCGCTCACCTGGGTTCAGGTCGGCCCGCGCTTCTTCGAAACGCATGGCACGCGGTTGCTCGCCGGCCGCTGGTTCGACGACGCACATGGCGGCGACGACACGACCGGTCGCAAAGGCACGGATGGCACGAACATCGTCATCAATCGCCGGGCGTTGTCCGCGCTGCGGTTCAGGACGCCGCAGGAGGCGATCGGCAAGACGCTGGGCGGCGATCGGCCGCGCACCATCGTCGGCGTGGTCGATGACATGCGCTTCGACACGCCGCGCAACCCGATCGCGCCCACTTACTACATCTACACGCGCAAGCCGGAGACGATCGGCACGTCGGTTGCGACGATCCGCGTCGCCGGCGATCCACGCAGCGCGGTCAAGAACGTGGCGGACCTTTGGCAGCGTATGGTGCCGCAGGTGCCGCTGGCACTCAAAACCGCCGATCAACGCCTCGCCGATTTCTACGAAGCTGACGATCGCGCCACTCACCTCTTCGCGATCGGTGCGGGGCTGGCGGTGCTGATCGGGTGCGTCGGCTTGTGGGGACTTGCCTCCTTCAACACCGCGCGCCGGACGAAGGAGATCGGTATCCGCAAGACGCTGGGCGCGTCGTCGGGGGACATCGTCAAGCTTCTGGTCGGGCAATTCCTGCGTCCGGTGCTGATCGCCAACCTCGTCGCCTGGCCGCTCGCCTATTTCGCGATGCGGACGTGGCTGGCGGGGTTCAGTGATGCCGTGACGCTCTCGCCGGTCTACTTCCTCGCGGCGAGCGCTTTGGCGATCGTCATCGCGGTGTTGACCGTGCTCGGCCAGTCGCTGCGCGCCAGCCGTGCGGCACCCGCCTGGGCGTTGCGCCATGACTAA
- a CDS encoding ABC transporter ATP-binding protein: MIRMENIQRHYVSDEVETIALADIDLHVARGEFLAIMGPSGCGKSTLLNTLGTVDRPSAGRYLFGDQDLATLDEKALARFRGTTLGFVFQSFNLIDELTIEENVALGLAYRSDVSDRRTRVAAAMDKVGIAHRARHFPHQLSGGQQQRAAIARAIVGEPKLILADEPTGNLDLANGEQVMNILTGLNDAGTTIVMVTHSPSHADMAKRRIDMLDGRIVASAARAI, from the coding sequence ATGATCCGCATGGAGAACATCCAGCGCCACTATGTCTCCGACGAGGTCGAGACCATCGCGCTGGCCGACATCGACCTGCACGTCGCACGCGGCGAGTTCCTCGCCATCATGGGCCCTTCCGGCTGCGGCAAGTCGACCCTGCTCAATACGTTGGGCACCGTCGATCGGCCGAGCGCCGGCCGCTATCTGTTCGGCGACCAGGACCTCGCTACCCTGGACGAAAAGGCCCTCGCCCGGTTTCGCGGCACGACGCTGGGCTTCGTGTTCCAGAGCTTCAACCTGATCGATGAGCTGACGATCGAGGAGAATGTCGCGCTCGGCCTCGCCTATCGCAGCGATGTGTCGGATCGGCGTACGCGCGTCGCGGCGGCGATGGACAAGGTCGGCATCGCGCATCGCGCCCGCCACTTCCCGCATCAATTGTCCGGCGGTCAGCAGCAGCGTGCCGCCATCGCTCGCGCGATCGTCGGCGAGCCGAAGCTGATCCTCGCGGACGAGCCGACCGGCAACCTCGACCTCGCCAATGGGGAGCAGGTGATGAACATCCTCACCGGCCTGAACGACGCCGGCACGACGATCGTGATGGTCACGCACTCGCCCAGCCACGCCGACATGGCGAAGCGCCGCATCGACATGCTCGACGGCCGCATCGTCGCCTCCGCCGCGCGCGCGATCTGA
- a CDS encoding HlyD family secretion protein, producing the protein MTEQKMGASAPSGTGSGAAMDRRVAQKPKRWWRQRGVLIVVAIALVAVAAWWMLPAAGSTDISARDVDTGEVTRAAFDDYLPVRATVAPRLATLVGVLSGGQVEKLLAQDGAMVVEGQPLAMLANPTLKLDVLTREAQIASQLGGIASEGMGIERNRLDRAAQVSQAEYDLIKARRDLGIRQQLHDKGFLSDAGVKSFEEEAAYQERRLAQLRNGRATEARITSTQSARLDETQSRLAGNLSAVRAGLSTLTVRAPAGGRLTNFTLQPGQTLKPGDPAGQVDSEGSWKLEADVDEFFLGRVAVGQKAKTADGVLMTVSKVLPAVKEGRFRVELTFDRAPPAGLNRGQTLDLRITLGAASNAVVAPVGGWLESGAAIRPSFSTRTARMPAAARSGPAAAIPNRWKSCPASIPASASSPATPRP; encoded by the coding sequence ATGACCGAACAGAAGATGGGCGCAAGTGCCCCGTCCGGCACGGGCTCCGGTGCTGCAATGGACCGGCGCGTGGCGCAGAAGCCGAAGCGGTGGTGGCGGCAGCGCGGCGTGCTGATCGTGGTGGCGATCGCGCTCGTCGCCGTGGCGGCGTGGTGGATGCTGCCGGCGGCCGGATCGACCGACATCTCGGCCCGGGACGTAGACACCGGCGAGGTCACGCGCGCCGCGTTCGACGATTATCTTCCGGTGCGCGCCACCGTCGCTCCTCGGCTGGCCACTTTGGTCGGCGTCCTGTCGGGTGGGCAGGTGGAGAAACTGCTGGCGCAGGACGGCGCGATGGTGGTGGAGGGGCAGCCGCTCGCGATGCTGGCCAATCCGACGCTCAAACTGGACGTGCTGACGCGCGAGGCGCAGATCGCGAGCCAGCTCGGCGGCATCGCCAGCGAAGGCATGGGGATCGAGCGCAACCGGCTCGACCGCGCGGCGCAGGTGTCGCAGGCCGAATATGACCTCATCAAGGCGCGCCGCGACCTCGGCATTCGCCAGCAGCTTCACGACAAGGGGTTCCTTTCAGACGCAGGAGTGAAGAGCTTCGAGGAGGAAGCGGCCTATCAGGAGCGGCGTCTGGCGCAGCTCCGCAATGGGCGCGCCACTGAGGCCCGCATCACCTCGACGCAATCGGCGCGGCTGGATGAGACGCAGAGCCGGCTCGCAGGCAATCTGAGCGCGGTGCGCGCCGGGCTGTCGACGCTGACGGTCCGTGCGCCTGCAGGCGGGCGGCTCACCAACTTTACGCTGCAGCCCGGCCAGACGCTGAAGCCTGGCGATCCGGCCGGGCAGGTCGACAGCGAAGGCTCATGGAAGCTTGAAGCGGACGTCGACGAATTCTTCCTCGGCCGCGTCGCGGTCGGGCAGAAGGCCAAGACAGCAGACGGCGTCTTGATGACCGTCTCCAAGGTGCTGCCGGCGGTGAAGGAAGGCCGCTTCCGCGTCGAACTGACTTTCGACCGTGCGCCGCCCGCGGGGCTCAACCGCGGCCAAACGCTCGACCTGCGCATCACGCTCGGCGCAGCGAGCAACGCAGTCGTGGCGCCGGTCGGCGGCTGGCTGGAGTCGGGGGCGGCAATTCGGCCTTCGTTCTCGACGCGGACGGCGCGCATGCCCGCCGCCGCGCGGTCAGGACCGGCCGCCGCAATCCCGAACAGGTGGAAATCGTGTCCGGCCTCAATCCCGGCGAGCGCATCGTCACCAGCAACACCTCGTCCGTGA